In Janthinobacterium rivuli, a single genomic region encodes these proteins:
- a CDS encoding response regulator: MIRVAICDDHQIVRAGFKQIFSSSSDFSVVAEAGTGREALDIARREICDVLLLDIAMPDQSGIDTLRTIRQGQPELPVLILSGYPAQQYALNLFKMGANGYLNKECEADELMTAVRTVFQGRRYVSSTVGELLAQSFDRDTNAALHTELSDREFQVFLRLARGATVSDIGVALSLSIKTVSTYRTRIMEKMGLQSNSDLTYYAMKNNLLD; the protein is encoded by the coding sequence ATGATACGCGTTGCCATTTGTGATGATCACCAAATAGTACGAGCTGGATTCAAACAGATTTTTTCGTCGTCAAGCGACTTCAGTGTGGTGGCGGAAGCCGGTACCGGGCGCGAAGCGCTCGATATCGCCCGCCGCGAAATTTGCGATGTATTGCTGCTCGATATAGCCATGCCCGATCAGAGCGGCATCGATACCTTGCGCACGATCCGCCAGGGCCAGCCGGAATTGCCCGTGCTGATCCTCAGCGGCTATCCCGCGCAGCAGTATGCGCTGAACCTGTTCAAGATGGGCGCGAATGGCTATCTGAACAAGGAATGCGAAGCCGACGAGTTGATGACGGCCGTGCGCACCGTATTCCAGGGGCGCCGCTACGTCAGTTCCACCGTCGGTGAATTGCTGGCGCAATCGTTCGACCGCGACACGAATGCCGCCTTGCATACGGAATTGTCGGACCGCGAGTTCCAGGTCTTCCTGCGCCTGGCGCGCGGCGCCACGGTGTCCGATATCGGCGTGGCCTTGTCGCTGAGCATCAAGACGGTGAGTACTTACCGTACGCGCATCATGGAAAAAATGGGCTTGCAATCGAACAGCGACTTGACCTATTACGCAATGAAAAACAATTTGCTTGACTAG
- a CDS encoding MerR family transcriptional regulator — protein MNERISKTELIALPPIPAKRYFTIGEVSELCGVKPHVLRYWEQEFSQLKPVKRRGNRRYYQHHEVLLIRRIRELLYEQGFTISGARNKLDSRGASHAIADELPVLPAMPVVPQEAPLDRAWIRHELIAILNLLK, from the coding sequence ATGAACGAGCGCATCAGTAAAACCGAGTTGATCGCCTTGCCGCCCATTCCGGCGAAACGCTATTTCACGATCGGCGAAGTGAGCGAGTTGTGCGGCGTCAAACCGCACGTATTGCGCTACTGGGAGCAGGAGTTTTCCCAGCTCAAACCGGTCAAACGACGTGGTAACCGCCGTTATTACCAGCACCACGAGGTGCTGCTGATACGCCGCATCCGCGAATTGCTGTATGAGCAGGGCTTTACCATCAGCGGCGCGCGCAACAAGCTCGACAGTCGTGGCGCCTCGCATGCCATCGCCGACGAGCTGCCTGTACTGCCGGCCATGCCCGTCGTGCCGCAGGAAGCGCCGCTGGACCGCGCGTGGATACGCCATGAATTAATTGCGATTTTAAACTTGCTAAAATAA
- a CDS encoding integration host factor subunit alpha, producing the protein MLVAKVRQEAEKDLPTLTKAELAELLFEQVGLNKREAKDMVETFFDEIRNALERGEAVKLSGFGNFQLRDKPQRPGRNPKTGEEIPITARRVVTFHASQKLKSMVEETSPLARAA; encoded by the coding sequence ATGCTGGTTGCCAAAGTGCGCCAGGAAGCGGAAAAAGATTTACCCACCTTGACCAAGGCGGAACTGGCCGAACTGTTGTTCGAGCAAGTGGGCCTGAACAAGCGCGAAGCGAAGGATATGGTCGAGACGTTCTTTGACGAAATCCGCAACGCGCTCGAGCGTGGCGAGGCCGTCAAGCTGTCCGGTTTCGGCAATTTCCAGTTGCGCGACAAGCCGCAGCGGCCGGGCCGCAACCCGAAGACGGGCGAAGAGATTCCCATCACGGCGCGCCGTGTCGTGACCTTCCATGCGAGCCAGAAGCTGAAAAGCATGGTCGAAGAGACCAGTCCGCTGGCACGTGCTGCCTGA
- the pheT gene encoding phenylalanine--tRNA ligase subunit beta, translated as MQFSENWLRTMVDPKMTSDELAHLLTMSGLEVEDVDPVAPPFSNVVVGLVLEMEKHPNADRLNVCQVDVGTGTMLNIVCGAPNVRPGLKVVCAMAGAVLPPGADGKPFEIKVGQLRGVESQGMLCSARELKLSEENAGLMELPDDAPIGQNFRDYFALNDLKFTIKLTPNKADCLSVLGVAREVSALTGVPLNAPQFRTVPVSSDEILPVKVSAPDLCGRFTGRVIRGLNAKAATPDWMKQRLERSGQRPLSALVDISNYVMLELGRPSHVFDLAKIHGSLDVRWGKAGESVKLLNGNTIAVDEWIGVIADEQEIESLAGIMGGDASSVSDDTDSIYLEAAFWWPNAIQGRARRLNFSTDAAHRFERGVDFATNVEHIERITALIVEICGTPATTVGPVDDHVVNLPQRQPVSMRTARAQKVIGVPLNDELIADIFTRLALPFTLLDGVFSVTSPSYRFDIEIEEDLIEEVARVYGFENIPTLPPVAANVMQIAPENTRSLFAVRHELADLGFQEVVNMSFVDTAWERDFSGNTNPIKLQNPIASQMSVMRSSLIGSLIANVRYNLNRKTNRVRIFEVGAIYQRDDSVENGPLSVAGYAQPKRVAAMAYGAVADEQWGQPARTVDFFDVKADLEALFAPLVLRFTKAEHPALHPGRSANVELDGKVIGFIGELHPRWMQKYDLPLAPVLFEVDAAALTQRIVPAYQEISKFPGASRDLAVVVKQSVAVQDLLDSFHAAAKASPAARIVQAIVLFDEYRGKGLEADEKSLAFRISLQDTQNTLQDDVVDGLMAVLIDAAKQGHDAKLRS; from the coding sequence ATGCAATTTTCCGAAAACTGGCTCCGTACCATGGTCGATCCGAAGATGACTTCGGACGAACTGGCCCATCTGCTGACCATGTCCGGTCTCGAAGTCGAGGACGTCGATCCTGTCGCCCCGCCGTTCTCGAACGTGGTGGTGGGCCTGGTCCTGGAGATGGAAAAACATCCGAATGCGGACCGCCTGAATGTATGCCAGGTCGATGTCGGCACGGGCACCATGCTCAACATCGTTTGCGGCGCGCCGAACGTGCGTCCTGGCTTGAAAGTCGTCTGCGCCATGGCCGGCGCCGTGCTGCCGCCTGGCGCCGATGGCAAGCCGTTTGAAATCAAGGTGGGCCAGCTGCGCGGTGTCGAGTCGCAAGGCATGCTGTGCTCCGCGCGCGAATTGAAATTGTCGGAAGAAAACGCCGGCCTGATGGAATTACCGGACGACGCGCCGATCGGCCAGAATTTCCGTGATTACTTTGCGCTCAACGACTTGAAATTCACCATCAAGTTGACGCCGAACAAGGCAGACTGCCTGTCCGTGCTGGGCGTGGCGCGCGAAGTATCTGCACTCACGGGCGTGCCCCTGAATGCGCCGCAATTCCGTACCGTACCGGTTTCCAGCGATGAAATCCTGCCCGTGAAAGTCAGCGCGCCGGACCTGTGCGGCCGTTTCACGGGCCGCGTCATCCGCGGCTTGAATGCCAAGGCGGCCACGCCGGACTGGATGAAGCAGCGCCTCGAGCGCAGCGGCCAGCGTCCGCTGTCGGCCCTGGTGGATATTTCCAACTATGTCATGCTGGAACTGGGCCGTCCTAGCCACGTGTTTGACCTGGCCAAGATCCATGGCAGCCTCGACGTGCGTTGGGGCAAGGCGGGCGAATCCGTCAAGCTGTTGAATGGCAACACCATCGCCGTCGACGAGTGGATCGGCGTCATTGCCGACGAGCAGGAAATCGAATCGCTGGCCGGCATCATGGGCGGCGACGCCAGTTCCGTGTCGGACGATACGGACAGCATCTACCTGGAAGCGGCATTCTGGTGGCCAAACGCCATTCAAGGCCGCGCGCGCCGTCTGAATTTCTCGACCGATGCGGCGCACCGCTTCGAGCGCGGCGTCGATTTCGCCACCAACGTCGAGCACATCGAGCGCATCACGGCCCTGATCGTGGAAATCTGCGGCACGCCAGCGACCACCGTCGGCCCCGTCGACGATCACGTGGTGAACTTGCCGCAACGCCAGCCCGTGTCGATGCGCACGGCGCGCGCGCAAAAAGTCATCGGCGTGCCGCTCAATGATGAGCTGATCGCCGATATCTTCACGCGCCTTGCTCTGCCATTCACTTTGCTTGATGGCGTGTTTTCCGTGACGTCGCCCAGCTACCGTTTCGACATCGAGATCGAGGAAGATCTGATCGAGGAAGTGGCGCGCGTGTACGGCTTTGAAAACATCCCGACCTTGCCGCCCGTGGCCGCGAACGTGATGCAGATTGCACCGGAAAATACCCGCTCCTTGTTTGCGGTACGTCATGAGCTGGCCGACCTGGGCTTCCAGGAAGTGGTTAACATGAGCTTTGTCGATACGGCATGGGAGCGCGATTTCTCGGGTAACACGAACCCGATCAAATTGCAGAACCCGATCGCCAGCCAGATGAGCGTGATGCGTTCCTCGCTGATCGGCAGCCTGATCGCGAACGTGCGTTACAACCTGAACCGCAAGACGAACCGCGTGCGCATCTTCGAAGTGGGCGCCATCTACCAGCGCGACGACAGCGTGGAAAACGGCCCGTTGTCGGTGGCTGGCTACGCCCAGCCGAAGCGCGTGGCCGCCATGGCCTACGGCGCGGTCGCCGACGAGCAGTGGGGCCAGCCTGCACGCACGGTCGACTTCTTCGACGTGAAGGCGGACCTGGAAGCGCTGTTCGCGCCGCTGGTCTTGCGTTTCACCAAGGCGGAACACCCGGCCCTGCATCCGGGCCGTTCGGCCAACGTGGAACTCGATGGCAAGGTCATCGGTTTCATCGGCGAATTGCACCCGCGCTGGATGCAAAAGTACGACTTGCCGCTGGCGCCCGTGCTGTTTGAAGTCGACGCCGCTGCCTTGACGCAACGCATCGTGCCCGCGTACCAGGAAATCTCGAAATTCCCTGGCGCCAGCCGCGACTTGGCCGTGGTCGTCAAGCAATCGGTGGCGGTGCAGGATCTGCTCGACAGCTTCCACGCCGCAGCCAAGGCAAGCCCGGCAGCGCGTATCGTGCAAGCCATTGTTTTATTTGATGAATATCGTGGAAAAGGTCTGGAAGCGGATGAAAAAAGCCTTGCTTTCCGGATTAGCTTGCAAGATACTCAAAACACCCTGCAAGACGATGTCGTCGATGGCCTGATGGCTGTCCTGATCGATGCCGCCAAGCAGGGCCACGACGCGAAACTGCGTTCGTAA
- the pheS gene encoding phenylalanine--tRNA ligase subunit alpha produces the protein MNSLEELVVSAQADFIAAADAAALENAKARYLGKTGQITEMMKGLGKLDPDARKAQGALINAVKVQIEDALTARRDALADAQMQGRLNAEAIDVTLPGRGRMPGGIHPVMRTWERVEEIFRSIGFDVADGPEIENDWTNFTALNSPENHPARSMQDTFYIDGNDTDGKPLLLRTHTSPMQVRYARTHTPPIKVIAPGRTYRVDSDATHSPMFHQVEGLWIAEDISFADLKGVYLNFVKAFFETDDLQVRFRPSYFPFTEPSAEIDIAFGSGPLKGRWLEVSGAGQVHPTVVKNFGLDPEKFIGFAFGSGLERLTMLRYGINDLRLFYEGDLRFLKQFN, from the coding sequence ATGAACTCCCTAGAAGAACTCGTCGTCTCGGCCCAGGCTGACTTTATCGCCGCCGCAGACGCTGCCGCACTTGAAAACGCCAAAGCCCGCTATCTGGGCAAGACTGGCCAGATTACTGAAATGATGAAGGGCCTGGGCAAGCTGGACCCGGACGCGCGCAAGGCGCAAGGCGCCCTGATCAACGCCGTCAAAGTGCAGATCGAAGACGCGCTGACGGCGCGCCGTGATGCATTGGCCGATGCCCAGATGCAAGGTCGCCTGAACGCCGAAGCGATCGACGTGACCCTGCCAGGCCGTGGCCGCATGCCCGGCGGCATCCATCCCGTGATGCGCACGTGGGAACGTGTCGAGGAAATCTTCCGCTCCATCGGTTTCGACGTGGCCGACGGCCCCGAAATCGAGAACGACTGGACCAACTTCACGGCGCTCAACAGCCCGGAAAACCATCCAGCCCGTTCCATGCAAGACACCTTCTACATCGATGGCAACGACACCGATGGCAAGCCCTTGCTGCTGCGCACGCACACGAGCCCGATGCAGGTGCGCTATGCGCGCACGCACACGCCGCCGATCAAGGTCATCGCGCCGGGCCGCACCTACCGCGTCGACAGCGACGCCACCCATTCGCCGATGTTCCACCAGGTCGAAGGCCTGTGGATCGCCGAAGACATCAGCTTTGCCGACCTGAAGGGCGTGTACCTGAACTTCGTCAAGGCCTTCTTTGAAACGGACGACCTGCAAGTGCGCTTCCGCCCGTCGTACTTCCCGTTCACGGAACCGTCGGCCGAGATCGACATCGCCTTTGGCTCCGGTCCCTTGAAGGGCCGCTGGCTGGAAGTGTCGGGCGCCGGCCAGGTACATCCGACCGTGGTGAAAAACTTCGGCCTCGATCCCGAGAAATTCATCGGTTTTGCTTTCGGCTCCGGCCTGGAACGCTTGACGATGCTGCGCTACGGCATCAACGACCTGCGCCTGTTTTATGAAGGCGACTTGCGTTTCCTGAAGCAGTTCAACTAA
- the rplT gene encoding 50S ribosomal protein L20 — protein sequence MPRVKRGVTARARHKKILVQAKGYRGRRSRVYRVAKQAVMRAGQYAYRDRRNKKRVFRRLWIARINAASREHGVTYSVFMNGLKKANIELDRKVLADMAVMDKPAFAAIVNAVKAKIAA from the coding sequence ATGCCTAGAGTAAAACGTGGGGTTACAGCTCGTGCCCGTCATAAGAAGATTCTTGTTCAAGCTAAAGGCTACCGTGGTCGCCGCAGCCGTGTATACCGTGTTGCCAAGCAAGCAGTTATGCGCGCTGGCCAATACGCTTACCGCGATCGCCGCAACAAGAAGCGCGTTTTCCGCCGCCTGTGGATCGCCCGTATCAACGCCGCTTCCCGTGAGCATGGCGTAACGTACAGCGTATTCATGAACGGCTTGAAAAAAGCAAATATCGAACTGGACCGTAAAGTCCTGGCCGATATGGCTGTGATGGACAAGCCAGCATTCGCTGCGATTGTCAACGCAGTTAAAGCAAAAATCGCTGCGTAA
- the rpmI gene encoding 50S ribosomal protein L35, with amino-acid sequence MPKMKTKSSAKKRFRVRPGGTVKSGHAFKRHILTKKTTKNKRQLRGTRNINASDVTSVMRMMPTA; translated from the coding sequence ATGCCTAAAATGAAGACCAAAAGCTCCGCGAAAAAACGTTTTCGCGTGCGTCCAGGTGGAACAGTCAAGTCGGGTCACGCGTTCAAACGCCACATCCTGACCAAGAAAACCACCAAAAACAAACGTCAGTTGCGCGGTACCCGTAACATCAACGCATCGGATGTCACATCCGTCATGCGCATGATGCCGACTGCTTAA
- the infC gene encoding translation initiation factor IF-3 has translation MRLSGVDNEPLGIVSLAEAFRLAEEANVDLVEIAPTAQPPVCRLMDYGKFKYSEQKKAHEAKLKQKIILVKEVKFRPGTDDGDYNIKLRNLIKFLEDGDKTKITLRFRGREMAHQDIGFRMLERLKADLEPYGQVEQFPKMEGRQMIMVLSPKKKK, from the coding sequence ATGCGTTTAAGCGGGGTCGATAACGAGCCACTCGGTATCGTAAGTTTGGCTGAAGCCTTCCGCCTGGCGGAAGAGGCAAACGTCGACCTGGTGGAAATTGCGCCTACCGCGCAGCCACCGGTGTGCCGTTTGATGGACTACGGCAAATTTAAGTATTCGGAGCAAAAGAAAGCTCACGAAGCCAAATTGAAGCAAAAGATCATCCTCGTGAAGGAAGTTAAATTCCGTCCGGGGACTGATGATGGTGACTACAATATCAAGTTGCGTAATCTCATCAAGTTCCTCGAAGATGGCGATAAAACCAAGATCACCTTGCGTTTCCGCGGTCGTGAGATGGCGCATCAGGATATTGGCTTCCGCATGCTGGAACGTCTGAAAGCCGATCTGGAGCCGTACGGCCAGGTCGAGCAGTTCCCGAAGATGGAAGGCCGCCAAATGATCATGGTTCTTTCGCCTAAGAAGAAGAAGTAA
- the thrS gene encoding threonine--tRNA ligase, with product MLTIRLPDGSARQFDGPVTVAQVAANIGTGLAKAALAGKVDGKLVDTSYLIEQDAELAIVTDKDADGLEVIRHSTAHLLAYAVKELFPDAQVTIGPVIDNGFYYDFAYKRPFTPEDLLAIEKKMTELAKKDEQVTRKVVARDEAIEYFKGIGEAYKAELIGSIPADQEVSLYSEGKFTDLCRGPHVPSTGKLKVFKLMKLAGAYWRGDSKNEMLQRIYGTAWAKKEDQELYLHNLEEAEKRDHRKLGKQLDFFHFQEEAPGLIFWHPKGWSIWQQVEQYMRNVYQVNGYQEVKAPQILDRGLWEKTGHWDNYRENMFITESENRAYALKPMNCPGHIQIFNNGMRSYRDLPLRYGEFGQCHRNEPSGALHGMMRVRGFTQDDGHIFCLEEQIAGEVTAFHQQAMDVYTAFGFTNIDVKLALRPDNRIGTEESWDFAEESLRSALRACGVEWTELPGEGAFYGPKIEYHLKDSLGRAWQVGTVQIDPSMPGRLGAEYVAVDNTRQVPIMLHRAIVGSLERFIGILIEHYAGAMPLWLSPVQVSVLNISDAQADYVQEVTTKLRKAGLRVQADLRNEKITYKIREHSVQKLPYILVIGDKERDANTVAVRARGNVDLGVMSVDALIERLKHEVDTKA from the coding sequence ATGCTTACAATCCGACTTCCCGATGGTTCCGCCCGTCAATTTGACGGCCCGGTCACCGTGGCCCAGGTTGCGGCCAATATTGGTACCGGCCTGGCCAAGGCTGCCCTGGCCGGCAAGGTCGACGGCAAGCTGGTCGACACCTCCTATCTGATCGAGCAAGACGCGGAACTGGCGATTGTCACGGACAAGGATGCCGATGGTCTGGAAGTGATCCGCCACTCGACGGCTCACTTGCTGGCGTATGCCGTCAAGGAATTGTTCCCGGATGCACAAGTGACCATCGGTCCCGTGATCGACAACGGCTTTTACTATGACTTCGCCTACAAGCGTCCGTTCACGCCGGAAGATCTGCTGGCGATCGAAAAGAAAATGACGGAGCTGGCCAAGAAGGACGAGCAAGTCACGCGCAAGGTGGTCGCGCGCGACGAAGCCATCGAATACTTCAAGGGTATTGGCGAGGCCTACAAGGCCGAACTGATCGGCTCGATCCCGGCCGACCAGGAAGTGTCGCTGTATTCCGAAGGCAAGTTCACGGACTTGTGCCGCGGCCCCCACGTGCCATCGACGGGCAAGCTGAAAGTGTTCAAGCTGATGAAGCTGGCCGGCGCCTACTGGCGCGGCGACTCGAAAAACGAGATGCTGCAGCGTATCTATGGTACGGCCTGGGCCAAGAAGGAAGATCAGGAACTGTACCTGCACAACCTGGAAGAGGCGGAAAAGCGCGATCACCGCAAATTGGGCAAGCAGCTCGATTTCTTCCATTTCCAGGAAGAAGCGCCGGGCTTGATTTTCTGGCACCCGAAAGGCTGGTCGATCTGGCAGCAGGTCGAGCAATACATGCGTAATGTGTACCAGGTCAACGGTTACCAGGAAGTCAAGGCGCCGCAAATTCTCGACCGTGGCCTGTGGGAAAAAACCGGTCACTGGGACAATTACCGTGAAAACATGTTCATCACGGAATCGGAAAACCGCGCCTATGCGCTGAAGCCGATGAATTGCCCTGGCCATATCCAGATTTTCAACAATGGCATGCGCAGCTACCGCGACTTGCCATTGCGCTACGGCGAGTTCGGCCAATGCCACCGCAATGAGCCGTCGGGCGCCTTGCACGGCATGATGCGCGTGCGCGGCTTTACGCAGGATGATGGCCACATTTTCTGCCTGGAAGAACAGATCGCCGGCGAAGTGACGGCCTTCCACCAGCAGGCGATGGATGTCTACACGGCTTTCGGCTTCACGAATATCGATGTGAAACTGGCTTTGCGCCCCGATAACCGCATCGGCACGGAAGAATCGTGGGATTTCGCCGAGGAATCGTTGCGTTCGGCCCTGCGCGCTTGCGGCGTGGAATGGACGGAATTGCCGGGCGAGGGCGCGTTTTACGGTCCGAAGATCGAGTATCACCTGAAGGATAGCCTGGGCCGCGCATGGCAAGTGGGTACCGTGCAGATCGACCCGTCGATGCCGGGCCGCCTGGGTGCGGAATACGTGGCCGTGGACAACACGCGCCAGGTGCCGATCATGCTGCACCGCGCGATCGTCGGTTCGCTGGAACGTTTTATCGGCATCCTGATCGAACACTATGCTGGCGCCATGCCGTTGTGGTTGTCGCCGGTGCAAGTGTCGGTGTTGAATATTTCCGACGCTCAAGCCGACTATGTACAGGAAGTTACAACAAAACTGCGCAAAGCGGGGCTGCGCGTACAGGCTGATTTGCGTAACGAGAAGATTACCTATAAAATACGTGAACATTCCGTACAAAAATTGCCTTACATCTTAGTAATTGGCGACAAAGAGCGGGATGCGAATACAGTGGCCGTGCGGGCGCGGGGCAATGTCGATCTGGGCGTCATGTCCGTCGATGCCCTGATTGAGCGACTCAAACATGAAGTCGACACCAAGGCCTGA
- a CDS encoding acyltransferase family protein produces the protein MPSSSSSFRLYGLDTLRALAIVLVFMNHYLLFVSEGGAFGFWGEIGWVGVDLFFALSGYLIGNQIFAALRSEHGFSLPRFYARRFLRTLPSFYAVLALYYLWPAFRGDSALLPLWKFLTFTQNINLTPGTAFSHAWSLCVEEQFYVLLPAVALLIAACRRSLLWAWLAVAASFIVGMLVRAYLWDEYVHLPRGGLGYYKYIYYASWCRFDELVAGVALALLKNYHPIAWTRLTSYGNRTLLAGIVATALMFYVFLTDHYGYWVTVFGYPALAASFTLLLIAALSPASALYQLRVPGAASLALWSYAIYLLHKQLCILLRPLLQDIGYGPDSVPAILVMIILSIAAGWLLYKLVETPFMRLRARYVPANHV, from the coding sequence ATGCCGTCTTCTTCATCTTCTTTCCGCCTGTATGGCCTCGACACCTTGCGCGCGCTGGCCATCGTGCTTGTCTTCATGAACCATTATTTGCTGTTCGTCAGCGAGGGCGGGGCGTTTGGCTTCTGGGGAGAAATCGGCTGGGTGGGCGTGGACCTGTTCTTTGCCCTCAGCGGCTACCTGATCGGCAACCAGATCTTTGCGGCCTTGCGCAGCGAGCACGGCTTTTCCTTGCCGCGTTTCTATGCGCGGCGCTTCCTGCGCACCTTGCCCAGTTTCTACGCCGTGCTGGCCCTGTATTACCTGTGGCCCGCGTTTCGCGGCGATAGCGCGCTATTGCCTCTGTGGAAATTCCTGACCTTTACGCAAAACATCAACCTGACGCCGGGCACGGCGTTTTCGCATGCCTGGTCGCTGTGCGTGGAAGAGCAGTTCTATGTGCTGCTGCCGGCCGTGGCGCTGCTGATCGCCGCCTGCCGTAGGTCTCTGCTGTGGGCTTGGCTGGCCGTGGCCGCCAGCTTTATCGTCGGCATGCTGGTGCGCGCCTATCTGTGGGATGAATATGTGCACCTGCCGCGCGGCGGCCTCGGTTATTACAAGTACATCTACTATGCCTCGTGGTGCCGCTTCGACGAACTGGTGGCGGGCGTGGCGCTGGCGCTGCTGAAGAATTACCACCCCATCGCCTGGACGCGCCTCACGTCATACGGCAACCGCACCTTGCTGGCGGGAATCGTTGCTACGGCGCTGATGTTTTATGTGTTTCTCACCGATCACTATGGTTATTGGGTGACGGTGTTTGGCTATCCGGCCCTGGCGGCCAGTTTTACCTTATTGCTGATCGCGGCGCTCAGTCCCGCCAGCGCCTTGTATCAACTGCGCGTGCCGGGCGCGGCCAGCCTGGCGCTATGGTCATATGCGATTTATTTGCTGCACAAACAGTTGTGCATCCTGCTGCGTCCGCTCTTGCAGGATATCGGTTACGGGCCGGACAGCGTGCCGGCGATCCTCGTGATGATTATTCTCAGCATTGCCGCAGGCTGGCTCCTATATAAATTGGTGGAAACGCCATTCATGCGCCTGCGGGCGCGCTACGTTCCCGCCAATCACGTTTGA
- a CDS encoding succinylglutamate desuccinylase/aspartoacylase domain-containing protein — protein sequence MSSMSSALHFKSINYTGQGSGPRLIVTGAVHGNETCGTKGIQRVMAELDSGALSIVAGSVTFVPITNPLAYAKGVRSGDRNLNRNLFPNDNPQDFEDRIANWLCPLLGQHDVLLDLHSFNADSQPFVMVGPRNNDGPLQPFKHEDKERALARRLGVRRFVDGWLQTYGAGVQRRLGSSDQVGMVLRYGVGTTEYMRSTGGYALTLECGQHADPAAPDVAYRAIMNTLAFLGFIDAPQPNPIADADMEALNMVVVHDKLDAGDRFIKTWSSFDKVQQGDQIGVRADGTPVTAEFDAYILFPDVNAAPNAEWYYLARVAASF from the coding sequence ATGTCCAGCATGAGCAGCGCACTCCACTTCAAGTCCATCAACTACACGGGCCAGGGCAGCGGCCCGCGCCTGATCGTCACCGGCGCCGTGCACGGCAATGAAACCTGCGGCACCAAGGGTATTCAACGCGTGATGGCTGAACTCGACAGCGGCGCCCTCTCCATCGTGGCCGGCAGCGTCACGTTCGTACCCATCACCAACCCGCTCGCTTACGCCAAGGGCGTGCGCAGCGGCGACCGCAACCTGAACCGCAACCTGTTCCCAAACGACAATCCGCAAGATTTCGAAGATCGCATCGCCAACTGGCTGTGCCCCCTGCTGGGACAGCATGACGTGCTGCTGGACTTGCACTCGTTCAATGCGGACAGTCAGCCTTTCGTCATGGTGGGGCCACGTAACAACGATGGCCCGCTACAACCGTTCAAGCACGAAGACAAGGAACGCGCGCTGGCGCGCCGCCTGGGCGTGCGCCGCTTCGTCGATGGCTGGCTGCAAACGTATGGCGCCGGCGTGCAGCGCCGCCTGGGCAGCAGTGACCAGGTAGGCATGGTGTTGCGCTATGGCGTGGGCACGACGGAATACATGCGCTCGACGGGCGGCTATGCACTGACCCTGGAATGCGGCCAGCACGCGGACCCGGCCGCGCCAGATGTGGCCTACCGCGCCATCATGAACACCCTGGCTTTCCTGGGTTTCATTGACGCGCCGCAACCGAATCCGATCGCCGACGCCGACATGGAAGCGCTGAACATGGTTGTCGTGCATGACAAGCTCGATGCGGGCGACCGCTTCATCAAGACCTGGTCCAGCTTTGACAAGGTGCAACAGGGCGACCAGATCGGCGTGCGCGCGGACGGCACGCCCGTGACGGCCGAATTCGACGCCTACATCCTGTTCCCGGACGTGAATGCGGCGCCGAATGCCGAGTGGTATTACCTGGCAAGGGTCGCCGCCAGCTTTTGA
- a CDS encoding SMR family transporter, translating into MTYFYLAIAIIAEVIATSALKASEGFSRLWPSVITVIGYSIAFWCLSLTLKVIPTGIVYAIWSGVGIVLISAVGWFWFKQSLDTPALIGLGLIIAGVLVINLFSKSVGH; encoded by the coding sequence ATGACGTATTTTTACCTGGCCATCGCCATCATCGCCGAAGTGATCGCCACCAGCGCCTTGAAGGCGTCCGAGGGCTTCAGCCGCTTGTGGCCCAGTGTCATCACCGTGATTGGCTACAGCATCGCTTTCTGGTGCTTGTCGCTGACCTTGAAGGTCATTCCTACCGGCATCGTCTACGCCATCTGGTCGGGCGTGGGCATCGTGCTCATTTCCGCCGTCGGCTGGTTCTGGTTCAAGCAAAGCCTCGACACGCCGGCCCTGATCGGCCTGGGGCTGATCATTGCCGGCGTGCTCGTCATCAACCTGTTTTCCAAGTCGGTCGGTCACTGA